In one Silene latifolia isolate original U9 population chromosome 10, ASM4854445v1, whole genome shotgun sequence genomic region, the following are encoded:
- the LOC141605174 gene encoding serine/threonine-protein kinase Aurora-3-like, with protein MSLRHPNVVRLFGWFHDNDRIFLILEYAFGGELYKALRRSGFLSENQAATYIASLTEALAYCHDKNVIHRDIKPENLLLDHEGRLKIADFGWSVQSRNNRVRRNTMCGTLDYLAPEMVENKGHDYTVEFLFGVAPFEAESQRDTFTRILKVDLKFPSSPAVSLEAKNLITRLLVKDSSKRLSLQQILEHPWIIKNADLTGMCRK; from the exons ATGAGTTTACGCCATCCGAATGTTGTTCGTTTATTCGGTTGGTTTCATGATAATGACAGGATTTTCTTGATCCTTGAGTATGCCTTTGGTGGTGAGCTGTATAAGGCGCTTCGTCGCTCTGGTTTTCTTTCCGAAAATCAGGCTGCAACG TATATTGCCAGTCTTACAGAGGCGCTGGCATATTGCCATGACAAGAATGTCATCCACAGAGACATTAAGCCTGAAAATTTGTTGCTTGATCATGAG GGACGCCTGAAGATTGCAGATTTTGGGTGGTCAGTGCAGTCAAGGAACAATAGAGTGAGGAGAAACACTATGTGTGGAACTCTAGACTATTTGGcgccagaaatggttgagaacaaAGGCCATGATTACACGGTCGAGTTCTTGTTTGGTGTTGCCCCCTTTGAGGCTGAGAGTCAGCGCGATACTTTCACAAG GATCTTGAAGGTTGATTTGAAGTTCCCATCTTCACCTGCAGTTTCCTTAGAGGCCAAGAATCTGATAACACGA CTTCTGGTGAAAGACTCTTCAAAACGGCTCTCTCTTCAACAGATCCTTGAGCACCCATGGATCATAAAGAACGCAGATCTAACTGGAATGTGCCGTAAATAG